From the genome of Novosphingobium sp. PP1Y:
CCGTTGCGCTGTCGTAGACGTTCTGTGTCACTTGCGCGGTGATCGTGCCCGGCAAGTCCGAGCGAATGGCAGTGATCAGGGCGGCAGGAATCACGCTGCCTGCCTGAAGGACGTATGCCGAGACGGGCGGGCTGACCCGTTCGGTGCTGACGAACCTGAGGTCCCTGTCGGCCTTCAGAAAGGCACGCTTGCGGTCCTGTCCGCCAGGAGCGGCCTGGGCGGGTAAAGGCTGCATTGAATTGGCTGTCTCGCCCATGGACGCGCTCACATTGCGCATCATTGCTGATTGGGCCGGCGTCGAACCCGAGCGGGGGTTACCGGCAAACAGAGCGCTTGTTCGCGCTGAATCGTGTTCTTGCCTTTCCCGTTCACGCGCTTGCTGCTCGGCAATGGCCCGTGGACTGCGCTTTGCCTCTACTCCCATAGCTGGAGCAGGAACGTCCTTTCCAGCCTCGCGCGCAGCCAGAATGGGGCGGCCCAGGTCTCCGGGTAGAGGCGGGCCAAGCTTGGGCGCTTGGGCATAATCGGCAGGAGCCGAGGTCACCGCCTCGACGCGATTTTGGCTTGCACCGTCATAAAGGTTGGGTGCCTGTTCGCGATCGATCGGTTGCAGCGCGTAGATCAGCGCGCCGCCAATCACGCAGCCGGCTACCGTGCCAGCAATCGCCAATGTCTTGCGCGACAGGCGCATCACTTTGGGTGGATCGGCCCGCAGCCGGAAAACTTCGGGTGATGTCAGCGCATCTTGCGGCTTGGTCTCGGTAGGAGTTTCCTGCTGCTGCTCCTTTTGCTGGTCCTGCCTTGGAGCTTTTTGAGCGGTTTGGGGTCGGGCAGGGGAACTTGCTTCCGGCGCACCGGCATTGGGCGCTTTGTCGGCACTGTCGGTCATGAGGGCCGGCGCGTGGCTTTGGCGCGTTGCCGCTCGATCCGGACGAGCTCTTGGCTCTTCTTCGTGCCGAGCCTGAGCTCGGCTATCGAAAAGAGCCTGTCGACAACCATGTATCGGCCTTCGACCCGGTAATTGACGAGTTCGCTCGAACCATCGGCTCCGCTTACGAAAAGCGGCGGCATCTCGTCGGTCGAAATCGATGCCGGAAACTCGATATAGGCCTGCCGTCCATCATCGAAGACGCGCAAGGGGCGCCACGAGGGCCTGTCGCCATCGATCCGGTAATGGAAATCGAGCGCGGCAAGATCGATGCCAGATGCGATCGGCGCAGCCTCTATGCGCCGGGCCTGGGCCCTGCGCATGGCGAACAACTCGTCCTGCGGATAGGTCCAGGAAACGGCTGCCATGTAAGTCGCCGGCGTTGCCTTGAGCTCGATGTGGTATGTGCGCCGGTTCGTATTGATGACAAGGTTCGTGGCGATGTCGGGCCGTATCGGCTTCACCAGGATGTGGACCTGTTTGGCAGCGCCAATGCCACTGATCGTATCGCCGATGATCCAACGCACCGTGTCGCCGGCAGCAACCGGTCCTTGCGAGGACAGTTCCTCGCCTGCCTGCAGCGCGATATCGGTGACCTGGCCGGGAGCGGCGTAGACCTGGTAGAGCGCACCATCGGCATAGGGGTATTGCTGGATGGCATTGAGCCAACCGCTTTTTTCCGGTTGCATGCGGGCAGCATCATTAGCGCTGTCCACGCGGCGGTGCGGTTCGGCAGGCTGCCGCCCACGCAGCGAAATTGGTTCTGCTTTTGGGATGGGCTTTAATTGCCCTGGGAGCGGAAGCGGAGCTGGTACGCTTACGATCGCGACCTGCGGGACTTGCCTTTCCTGTTCGAACGCAGGTCGCAGGACGGGTGCCGGATCTGCAGGTCTGGCCTGAACGTGACTGCATCCGCTGATGACAAGGGCCGGAGCCAGCAGAGCCAGAAGGCCCAGGGGACAGGTTCGGGTCATTGGCTGAGTTCCTTCGACCAGTTGAAAGCATTGACGAAAAGGCCAAGCGGGTTCTTGCGCAGCGCATCCACACTACGTGCCTCGCGCATCACGACCGTGACGATCGCCGACCAGCGCGTGGTGTCTGCCAGTGCGCCATCGACATATCGCCGCTCGGTCCATGCGATACGAAAACTGTCAGGCGAAGCGCGGATCACGCTCGACACATCGACAGCGACCTGCTTCTTGCCGACATGGGCGAATGGGTCATTGGTCCGGGCATAGTCATTGAGCGCAAGCGCGCCCTTCTCGCTGGCAAAGTCGTAAGCGCGCAGCCAATTCTGGCGCAGCACGACCGGGTCGGCCGGAATCGAACGAACTTCTTCGATAAAACGTGCAAGCTGAAAAGCGATCTGGGGGTCGGACGGCGTGTATCCTGCTTCAGCAGATGCGATGGCCCTTGCTTCTCCAAGCTTGTCGACTTCTACGACCCACGGCACAACCCGGCCACGCAGCGACTGCACGACAAGGCCGGTCGCCAAACCTCCTGAAAGGGCAA
Proteins encoded in this window:
- the trbG gene encoding P-type conjugative transfer protein TrbG, with product MTRTCPLGLLALLAPALVISGCSHVQARPADPAPVLRPAFEQERQVPQVAIVSVPAPLPLPGQLKPIPKAEPISLRGRQPAEPHRRVDSANDAARMQPEKSGWLNAIQQYPYADGALYQVYAAPGQVTDIALQAGEELSSQGPVAAGDTVRWIIGDTISGIGAAKQVHILVKPIRPDIATNLVINTNRRTYHIELKATPATYMAAVSWTYPQDELFAMRRAQARRIEAAPIASGIDLAALDFHYRIDGDRPSWRPLRVFDDGRQAYIEFPASISTDEMPPLFVSGADGSSELVNYRVEGRYMVVDRLFSIAELRLGTKKSQELVRIERQRAKATRRPS
- a CDS encoding TrbI/VirB10 family protein, whose product is MTDSADKAPNAGAPEASSPARPQTAQKAPRQDQQKEQQQETPTETKPQDALTSPEVFRLRADPPKVMRLSRKTLAIAGTVAGCVIGGALIYALQPIDREQAPNLYDGASQNRVEAVTSAPADYAQAPKLGPPLPGDLGRPILAAREAGKDVPAPAMGVEAKRSPRAIAEQQARERERQEHDSARTSALFAGNPRSGSTPAQSAMMRNVSASMGETANSMQPLPAQAAPGGQDRKRAFLKADRDLRFVSTERVSPPVSAYVLQAGSVIPAALITAIRSDLPGTITAQVTQNVYDSATGRLLLIPQGSRLIGEYDSSVSAGQRRVLLAWDRLIVPGGRSIALDRQPGADPAGAAGLEDRTNHHWGSVFKAALISTLLGVGTELTTNSDDELARALRYGTQGTINQAGQQIVGREINIAPTLAIRPGFSLRVLVTHDLVIEPAPERDLP
- the trbF gene encoding conjugal transfer protein TrbF yields the protein MFRRPSIRYARSPEAVTPYQRASQVWDDRIGSARVQARSWRLAFFGCLALSGGLATGLVVQSLRGRVVPWVVEVDKLGEARAIASAEAGYTPSDPQIAFQLARFIEEVRSIPADPVVLRQNWLRAYDFASEKGALALNDYARTNDPFAHVGKKQVAVDVSSVIRASPDSFRIAWTERRYVDGALADTTRWSAIVTVVMREARSVDALRKNPLGLFVNAFNWSKELSQ